Proteins encoded by one window of Inmirania thermothiophila:
- the dnaE gene encoding DNA polymerase III subunit alpha: MKAPATFVHLRVHSEYSLVDGIVRIPQLVARAAELGMPAVAVTDQCNLFAMVKFYRAALARGVKPVVGVDAWLADPAGEPGRVVLLCQDGAGYRNLTRLVSRSYIEGQHGGRPVLEPAWLEEASGGLIALSGGAEGVLGRALLQERADEAERWLGFFGRCFPGRFYLEVHRLGRPHDEAHLHAAVGFAAAHGLPVVATNDVRFLLREDFEAHEARVCIHEGRTLDDPARPRRYTEAQYLRGPQEMAELFADLPEALANAVEIARRCNLELTLGRSVLPDFPLPPGEDAPGFLARQAREGLARRLAAHGPAPGHDEAAYRERLERELEVITGMGFAGYFLIVADFIRWAREHGVPVGPGRGSGAGSLVAYALGITNLDPIRYDLLFERFLNPERVSMPDFDIDFCMERRDRVIEYVAERYGRDRVSQIITYGSMAARAVVRDVGRVLGHPYGFVDKLAKLIPFEVGMTLEKALAESEELRARYEQEEEVRAILDLARALEGLARNPGKHAGGVVIAPAPLTDFTPLYCEPGGEGLVTQFDKDDVEAVGLVKFDFLGLRTLTIIDWALRTINAERAGRGEPPLDIDAIPLDDPATYDLLKRCQTTAVFQLESRGMKDLIRRLQPDCFEDIVALVALFRPGPLQSGMVDDFINRKHGRARVEYPHPDLEPILRPTYGVILYQEQVMQIAQVLAGYTLGGADLLRRAMGKKKPEEMAKQREIFLRGARERGVEEGLANHIFDLMEKFAGYGFNKSHSAAYALVSYQTAWLKAHHPAAFMAAVLSSDMDNTDKVVEFIEEARQLGIEVLPPDINQSDYAFTVCGEAAIRYGLGAVKGVGRSALDAVLGEREAAGPFRDLAEFCRRVDLRRVNRRVIEALIRAGAMDALGPNRATLMAQLPHALAAAEQHSAMQAAGQHDLFGLGGGEVSAPAAPVLAAVEPEWDEETRLTGEKETLGLYLTGHPIERFLPELGQFTSGRIGQFAGEAEGRGEQKVVLAGLVVGLRTKASQRGGRMAFVLLDDRSGRIEATLFPEVYEPARELVVRDRVLVVEGSLGVDDYTGRMRLVAERVMDMAAARAAYARAVEIEAGPGLEPAALAAVLEAFRGGGCRVRVRYRNRRAEAALVLGEAWRVRPEEALLARLRALAGCAGCTVRYAAGRDNAAARAG; encoded by the coding sequence GTGAAGGCGCCGGCGACCTTCGTGCACCTGCGCGTGCACAGCGAGTACTCGCTGGTGGACGGCATCGTGCGCATCCCGCAGCTGGTGGCGCGGGCGGCGGAGCTGGGGATGCCGGCGGTGGCGGTCACCGACCAGTGCAACCTCTTCGCGATGGTGAAGTTCTACCGCGCGGCGCTGGCGCGGGGGGTCAAGCCGGTGGTGGGCGTGGACGCCTGGCTCGCCGACCCCGCGGGGGAGCCCGGGCGGGTGGTGCTGCTGTGCCAGGACGGCGCCGGCTACCGCAATCTGACGCGGCTGGTCTCGCGCAGCTACATCGAGGGTCAGCACGGCGGGCGGCCGGTGCTGGAGCCGGCCTGGCTGGAGGAGGCCTCGGGCGGGCTCATCGCGCTCTCGGGAGGGGCCGAGGGGGTGCTCGGGCGCGCCCTGCTGCAGGAGCGCGCCGACGAGGCGGAGCGCTGGCTCGGGTTCTTCGGTCGCTGCTTCCCGGGGCGGTTCTACCTCGAGGTGCACCGGCTCGGGCGCCCCCACGACGAGGCGCACCTCCACGCCGCGGTGGGCTTCGCGGCCGCGCACGGGCTGCCGGTGGTGGCCACCAACGACGTGCGCTTCCTGCTGCGCGAGGACTTCGAGGCCCACGAGGCGCGGGTCTGCATCCACGAGGGGCGGACGCTGGACGATCCCGCGCGGCCGCGCCGCTACACCGAGGCGCAGTACCTGCGCGGGCCGCAGGAGATGGCCGAGCTCTTCGCCGACCTGCCCGAGGCCCTGGCCAACGCGGTGGAGATCGCGCGCCGCTGCAACCTGGAGCTGACCCTCGGCCGTTCGGTGCTGCCCGACTTCCCACTGCCGCCGGGGGAGGACGCGCCGGGCTTCCTCGCCCGGCAGGCCCGCGAGGGGCTGGCGCGGCGGCTCGCCGCCCACGGGCCGGCGCCGGGCCACGACGAGGCGGCGTACCGGGAACGGCTCGAGCGCGAGCTCGAGGTCATCACCGGCATGGGCTTTGCCGGCTACTTCCTGATCGTCGCCGACTTCATCCGCTGGGCGCGCGAGCACGGGGTCCCGGTGGGCCCGGGGCGCGGCTCCGGAGCGGGCTCCCTGGTGGCCTACGCCCTCGGGATCACCAATTTGGATCCAATACGTTACGACCTGCTCTTCGAGCGTTTTCTCAATCCGGAGCGGGTCTCGATGCCGGACTTCGACATCGACTTCTGCATGGAGCGGCGCGACCGCGTCATCGAGTACGTGGCCGAGCGCTACGGGCGCGACCGCGTCTCCCAGATCATCACCTACGGCAGCATGGCGGCGCGCGCGGTGGTGCGCGACGTCGGCCGCGTCCTCGGCCATCCCTACGGCTTCGTGGACAAGCTGGCGAAGCTGATCCCCTTCGAGGTGGGGATGACGCTGGAGAAGGCCCTCGCCGAGAGCGAGGAGCTGCGTGCCCGCTACGAGCAGGAGGAGGAGGTCCGCGCCATCCTCGACCTCGCCCGCGCCCTGGAGGGGCTCGCGCGCAACCCGGGCAAGCATGCCGGCGGCGTGGTCATCGCCCCCGCGCCGCTCACGGACTTCACCCCGCTCTACTGCGAGCCGGGCGGCGAGGGCCTGGTGACGCAGTTCGACAAGGACGACGTGGAGGCGGTGGGGCTGGTCAAGTTCGATTTCCTGGGGCTGCGCACCCTGACCATCATCGACTGGGCGCTGCGCACCATCAACGCCGAGCGCGCCGGCCGCGGCGAGCCGCCGCTGGACATCGACGCCATCCCCCTCGACGACCCCGCCACCTACGACCTGCTCAAGCGCTGCCAGACCACGGCCGTCTTCCAGCTGGAGTCGCGGGGCATGAAGGACCTCATCCGCAGGCTCCAGCCCGACTGCTTCGAGGACATCGTGGCCCTGGTGGCGCTGTTCCGCCCGGGGCCGCTGCAGTCGGGCATGGTGGACGACTTCATCAACCGCAAGCACGGGCGCGCCCGGGTGGAGTACCCGCACCCGGACCTCGAGCCCATCCTCCGGCCCACCTACGGCGTCATCCTCTACCAGGAACAGGTGATGCAGATCGCCCAGGTGCTGGCGGGCTACACCCTGGGCGGGGCCGACCTGCTGCGCCGGGCCATGGGCAAGAAGAAGCCCGAGGAGATGGCGAAGCAGCGCGAGATCTTCCTGCGCGGGGCGCGGGAGCGGGGGGTGGAGGAGGGGCTGGCGAACCACATCTTCGACCTCATGGAGAAGTTCGCCGGCTACGGCTTCAACAAGTCGCACTCGGCCGCCTACGCCCTCGTCTCCTACCAGACCGCCTGGCTCAAGGCCCATCATCCGGCGGCCTTCATGGCCGCGGTGCTCTCCTCCGACATGGACAACACCGACAAGGTGGTGGAGTTCATCGAGGAGGCGCGCCAGCTCGGGATCGAGGTCCTGCCGCCCGACATCAACCAGTCGGACTACGCCTTCACGGTGTGCGGCGAGGCGGCGATCCGCTACGGGCTCGGCGCGGTGAAGGGGGTGGGGCGCTCGGCCCTCGACGCCGTGCTGGGCGAGCGCGAGGCCGCCGGGCCCTTCCGGGATCTCGCCGAGTTCTGCCGCCGGGTGGACCTGCGGCGGGTCAACCGCCGCGTCATCGAGGCCCTGATCCGCGCCGGGGCGATGGACGCCCTGGGGCCCAACCGCGCCACCCTCATGGCGCAGCTGCCGCACGCGCTGGCGGCGGCCGAGCAGCACTCGGCGATGCAGGCGGCGGGCCAGCACGACCTCTTCGGCCTCGGCGGCGGCGAGGTGAGCGCGCCGGCGGCGCCCGTGCTCGCGGCGGTGGAGCCGGAGTGGGACGAGGAGACGCGCCTGACCGGCGAGAAGGAGACCCTCGGGCTCTATCTCACGGGGCATCCCATCGAGCGTTTCCTGCCCGAGCTCGGGCAGTTCACGAGCGGGCGCATCGGCCAGTTCGCCGGCGAGGCGGAGGGGCGGGGCGAGCAGAAGGTGGTGCTCGCCGGGCTCGTGGTGGGGCTACGCACCAAGGCCAGCCAGCGCGGCGGGCGCATGGCCTTCGTCCTCCTCGACGACCGCTCCGGGCGGATCGAGGCCACCCTCTTCCCGGAGGTCTACGAGCCGGCGCGGGAGCTGGTGGTGCGCGACCGGGTGCTGGTGGTGGAGGGCAGCCTCGGGGTCGACGACTACACCGGGCGGATGCGGCTGGTGGCGGAGCGGGTCATGGACATGGCGGCGGCGCGCGCCGCCTACGCCCGCGCGGTGGAGATCGAGGCCGGGCCCGGGCTCGAGCCCGCCGCCCTGGCGGCGGTGCTGGAGGCCTTCCGCGGCGGCGGCTGCCGCGTGCGGGTGCGCTACCGCAACCGCCGCGCCGAGGCCGCCCTCGTCCTCGGCGAGGCCTGGCGGGTGCGCCCGGAGGAGGCGCTGCTTGCGCGGCTGCGCGCCCTGGCGGGCTGCGCCGGCTGCACCGTGCGCTACGCCGCCGGCCGTGACAACGCCGCGGCGAGGGCGGGATAA
- a CDS encoding acetyl-CoA carboxylase carboxyltransferase subunit alpha, which yields MTRNFLDFEQPIAELEAKIEELRYVGSDAELNISDEIARLEAKSRSLTESIFSSLTPWQVAQVARHPDRPYTLDYVARIFTDFQELHGDRAFADDPAIVGGLARLEGRPVLVLGHQKGRDTKEKLRRNFGMPRPEGYRKARRLMGLAEKFGLPVLTFIDTPGAYPGIDAEERGQSEAIAGNLMRMAGLRVPILCTVIGEGGSGGALAIGVGDRLLMLQYATYSVISPEGCASILWRSAEKAPEAAEAMGITAARLHALGLVDEVVPEPLGGAHRDPDAMAATLKARLVEALEALCAEPVDALVEARYRRLRAIGRFRE from the coding sequence ATGACCCGCAACTTCCTGGACTTCGAACAGCCCATCGCCGAGCTCGAGGCCAAGATCGAGGAGCTGCGCTACGTCGGCAGCGACGCCGAGCTCAACATCAGCGACGAGATCGCGCGCCTCGAGGCCAAGAGCCGCAGCCTCACCGAGTCCATCTTCTCCTCGCTCACCCCGTGGCAGGTGGCGCAGGTGGCGCGGCACCCGGACCGCCCCTACACCCTCGACTACGTGGCGCGCATCTTCACCGACTTCCAGGAGCTGCACGGCGACCGCGCCTTCGCCGACGACCCCGCCATCGTCGGGGGGCTGGCCCGCCTGGAGGGCCGGCCGGTGCTGGTCCTCGGCCACCAGAAGGGGCGCGACACCAAGGAGAAGCTGCGCCGCAACTTCGGCATGCCGCGTCCCGAGGGCTACCGCAAGGCGCGCCGGCTCATGGGCCTGGCGGAGAAGTTCGGCCTGCCGGTGCTCACCTTCATCGACACCCCCGGGGCCTATCCCGGGATCGACGCCGAGGAGCGCGGCCAGAGCGAGGCCATCGCCGGCAACCTGATGCGGATGGCCGGGCTGCGCGTGCCCATCCTCTGCACCGTCATCGGCGAGGGCGGCTCCGGGGGGGCGCTGGCCATCGGCGTCGGCGACCGCCTCCTCATGCTCCAGTACGCCACCTATTCGGTCATCTCCCCCGAGGGCTGCGCCTCCATCCTCTGGCGCAGCGCCGAGAAGGCGCCGGAGGCGGCCGAGGCGATGGGGATCACGGCCGCGCGCCTGCACGCCCTCGGGCTCGTCGACGAGGTGGTCCCCGAGCCCCTCGGCGGCGCCCACCGCGACCCCGACGCCATGGCGGCGACCCTCAAGGCGCGCCTGGTGGAGGCCCTCGAGGCGCTCTGCGCCGAGCCCGTGGACGCCCTCGTGGAGGCGCGCTACCGCCGCCTGCGCGCCATCGGCCGCTTCCGCGAGTAG
- the tilS gene encoding tRNA lysidine(34) synthetase TilS, giving the protein MRAFSPPALAAVLEGLPGDGRLWIAFSGGLDSTVLLHAAARLRPRRGLAAVHVHHGLRPEAERWAAHCAARCGALGVPFELLRVAVQGRAGGVEAAARRARRAALAARLGPGEVLLTAHHADDQLETVLMQLLRGAGVRGLAAMAPLAPLGAGWQARPLLAWSRAELAAWAEAEGLSWVADPMNEDARFDRAWLRRHLLPVLAGRWPRAAQAAVRSAGRCARALSLLDALADLDGAEAYRGRPLPVSRLAALPPARGANLLRRWLGDLGLRPPDEARLEAALAALCGAARDRLPELRWAGGELRRWRDALYAGPALSPPPRRPLSWDGRGTLTLPAGCGRLRLVPAAVGIDPARLAGGLEVRWRVGGERLRPAGAGRRRSLKALLQEAGVPPWVRARAPLLYAAGGLVAVGGWWTAAEATAAGGLAPVWEAPRLAAWSGCAPLFAPGGSGTL; this is encoded by the coding sequence GTGAGGGCCTTCTCCCCGCCCGCCCTCGCCGCCGTGCTGGAGGGCCTGCCCGGCGACGGCCGGCTCTGGATCGCCTTCAGCGGCGGCCTCGACTCCACCGTGCTGCTGCATGCGGCGGCGCGGCTGCGCCCGCGCCGCGGGCTGGCGGCGGTCCACGTCCACCACGGTCTGCGGCCCGAGGCCGAGCGCTGGGCGGCGCACTGCGCCGCGCGCTGCGGGGCGCTCGGCGTCCCCTTCGAGCTGCTGCGGGTGGCGGTGCAGGGGCGGGCGGGCGGCGTCGAGGCCGCCGCGCGCAGGGCGCGGCGGGCGGCGCTGGCGGCTCGGCTCGGCCCGGGCGAGGTGCTGCTCACCGCCCACCATGCCGACGACCAGCTGGAGACGGTGCTGATGCAGCTGCTGCGCGGGGCGGGGGTGCGGGGGCTTGCGGCGATGGCGCCGCTCGCCCCCCTCGGCGCGGGCTGGCAGGCGCGGCCGCTGCTGGCGTGGAGTCGGGCCGAGCTTGCGGCGTGGGCGGAGGCGGAGGGGCTGAGCTGGGTCGCCGACCCCATGAACGAGGATGCGCGCTTCGACCGCGCCTGGCTGCGCCGACACCTGCTGCCGGTGCTCGCCGGGCGCTGGCCGCGGGCGGCGCAGGCCGCGGTGCGAAGCGCCGGGCGGTGCGCGCGGGCGCTCTCGCTCCTGGATGCGCTCGCCGACCTGGACGGGGCGGAGGCTTACCGGGGGCGGCCGCTTCCGGTGTCGCGCCTGGCCGCGCTGCCCCCTGCGCGGGGCGCCAACCTGCTGCGGCGCTGGCTCGGCGATCTCGGTCTGCGCCCCCCCGACGAGGCGCGCCTGGAGGCGGCCCTGGCCGCCCTCTGCGGGGCGGCGCGGGACCGGCTGCCCGAGCTTCGCTGGGCCGGCGGCGAGCTTCGCCGCTGGCGCGACGCCCTGTACGCGGGTCCGGCGCTTTCGCCGCCGCCGCGCCGTCCGCTGTCCTGGGACGGGCGGGGGACGCTGACGCTGCCGGCCGGGTGCGGCCGGCTGCGCCTCGTGCCGGCGGCGGTGGGGATCGATCCGGCGCGGCTCGCGGGGGGGCTCGAGGTGCGCTGGCGCGTGGGCGGCGAGCGGCTGCGGCCGGCCGGCGCGGGGCGGCGGCGCAGCCTCAAGGCGCTGCTGCAGGAGGCGGGGGTGCCGCCATGGGTGCGGGCGCGGGCGCCGCTGCTCTATGCCGCAGGGGGGCTGGTGGCGGTGGGCGGCTGGTGGACGGCGGCCGAGGCCACGGCGGCGGGGGGCCTTGCGCCGGTGTGGGAGGCGCCGCGGCTTGCGGCCTGGAGCGGGTGCGCGCCGTTGTTCGCCCCCGGGGGCTCTGGTACCCTTTAG
- a CDS encoding CTP synthase: MTKFIFITGGVVSSLGKGIAAASLGAILEARGLKVSLSKLDPYINVDPGTMSPFQHGEVFVTEDGAETDLDLGHYERFVRITTSKRNNYTTGQIYERVIRKERRGDYLGGTVQVIPHITDEIKECIWLGAGDADVALVEIGGTVGDIESLPFLEAIRQMGVELGHERAIFIHLTLLPYVATAGEIKTKPTQHSVKELRSIGIQPDILLCRADRALPAEERRKIALFTNVEERAVISARDVDNIYKIPRLLHEQGLDRIVCEKLRIDAPEADLSEWDRVVEAMEHPEGTVQVALVGKYVELVDSYKSLNEALVHAGIHTRTRVDIRYVDSERLETEGTGLLAGADAILVPGGFGERGVEGKIAAARYARENGIPYLGICLGMQVAVIEFARHVAGLAGAHSTEFDPACEHPVIALITEWQNRDGRLERRDKDSDLGGTMRLGGQPCRLVPGTLAHDLYGRDVIVERHRHRYEFNNNYLERLQGAGLVVSGRSHDGRLVEVVELPDHPWFLACQFHPEFTSTPRDGHPLFAGFIRAARMHRERELPGAASA; this comes from the coding sequence ATGACCAAGTTCATCTTCATCACCGGCGGCGTCGTCTCCTCGCTGGGCAAGGGCATCGCGGCGGCCTCCCTGGGCGCCATCCTCGAGGCCCGGGGGCTCAAGGTGAGCCTGTCCAAGCTGGATCCCTACATCAACGTCGATCCGGGCACCATGAGCCCGTTCCAGCACGGCGAGGTCTTCGTCACCGAGGACGGCGCCGAGACCGACCTCGATCTCGGCCACTACGAGCGCTTCGTGCGCATCACCACGAGCAAGCGCAACAACTACACCACCGGCCAGATCTACGAGCGCGTCATCCGCAAGGAGCGGCGCGGCGACTACCTGGGCGGCACGGTGCAGGTGATCCCGCACATCACCGACGAGATCAAGGAGTGCATCTGGCTGGGGGCGGGCGATGCCGACGTCGCCCTCGTGGAGATCGGCGGCACCGTGGGCGACATCGAGTCGCTGCCTTTCCTCGAGGCGATCCGGCAGATGGGGGTGGAGCTCGGGCACGAGCGGGCGATCTTCATCCACCTCACGCTGCTGCCGTACGTCGCCACCGCGGGGGAGATCAAGACCAAGCCGACGCAGCACTCGGTCAAGGAGCTGCGCTCCATCGGCATCCAGCCCGACATCCTCCTGTGCCGGGCCGACCGCGCGCTGCCGGCGGAGGAGCGGCGCAAGATCGCGCTCTTCACCAACGTCGAGGAGCGCGCCGTCATCTCCGCCCGCGACGTGGACAACATCTACAAGATCCCGCGCCTGCTCCACGAGCAGGGCCTCGACCGCATCGTCTGCGAGAAGCTGCGCATCGACGCCCCCGAGGCGGACCTGTCCGAGTGGGACCGGGTGGTGGAGGCCATGGAGCACCCGGAGGGCACCGTCCAGGTGGCCCTGGTGGGCAAGTACGTGGAGCTGGTGGATTCCTACAAGTCCCTCAACGAGGCCCTCGTGCACGCCGGCATCCACACCCGCACCCGGGTGGACATCCGCTACGTCGACTCCGAGCGGCTCGAGACGGAGGGCACGGGGCTGCTCGCCGGCGCCGACGCCATCCTCGTCCCCGGCGGCTTCGGCGAGCGCGGGGTCGAGGGCAAGATCGCCGCCGCCCGCTATGCGCGCGAGAACGGCATCCCCTATCTCGGCATCTGCCTCGGCATGCAGGTGGCGGTGATCGAGTTCGCACGCCACGTGGCGGGCCTCGCCGGGGCCCACAGCACGGAGTTCGATCCGGCCTGCGAGCACCCGGTCATCGCCCTCATCACGGAGTGGCAGAACCGCGACGGGCGGCTCGAGCGGCGCGACAAGGACTCCGACCTCGGCGGCACCATGCGCCTGGGCGGCCAGCCCTGCCGCCTGGTGCCGGGGACCCTGGCCCACGACCTCTACGGGCGCGACGTCATCGTCGAGCGCCACCGCCACCGCTACGAGTTCAACAACAACTACCTCGAGCGCCTGCAGGGGGCGGGGCTGGTGGTGTCCGGACGCTCCCACGACGGGCGCCTGGTGGAGGTGGTGGAGCTGCCGGATCACCCGTGGTTCCTGGCCTGCCAGTTCCACCCCGAGTTCACCTCCACCCCGCGCGACGGCCACCCGCTCTTCGCCGGCTTCATCCGCGCCGCGCGGATGCACCGCGAGCGCGAGCTGCCGGGGGCGGCGAGCGCATGA
- the kdsA gene encoding 3-deoxy-8-phosphooctulonate synthase, translated as MRLCGFEVGPGAPLLLIAGPCVIESEALVLEVAERLRGITARLGVPFVFKASFDKANRSSHESFRGPGLERGLAALERVRREVGVPVLTDVHEHTPLAEVAAVVDVLQTPAFLCRQTDFIQAVARQGRPVNLKKGQFLSPWEMVHVVAKARAAGNDALLVCERGYSFGYQNLVADMRSLAVLRTTGCPVVFDATHSVQQPGGLGGRSGGDRRFVPVLARAAVAAGADGIFMETHPDPDRALSDGPNSWPLDRVEALLETLVALRGCVRGLPQDLDRP; from the coding sequence ATGAGGCTGTGCGGGTTCGAGGTCGGACCCGGCGCCCCCCTGCTCCTGATCGCCGGCCCCTGCGTCATCGAGAGCGAGGCGTTGGTGCTGGAGGTGGCCGAGCGGCTGCGCGGGATCACCGCCCGCCTGGGCGTCCCGTTCGTCTTCAAGGCCTCCTTCGACAAGGCCAACCGCAGCTCCCACGAGAGCTTCCGCGGCCCGGGGCTGGAGCGGGGGCTGGCGGCGCTGGAGCGGGTGCGGCGGGAGGTGGGCGTGCCGGTGCTCACCGACGTCCACGAGCACACGCCCCTGGCCGAGGTGGCGGCGGTGGTGGACGTGCTGCAGACGCCGGCCTTCCTCTGCCGCCAGACCGACTTCATCCAGGCGGTGGCCCGCCAGGGGCGCCCCGTCAACCTCAAGAAGGGCCAGTTCCTCTCCCCCTGGGAGATGGTCCACGTGGTGGCCAAGGCGCGCGCTGCGGGCAACGACGCCCTCCTCGTGTGCGAGCGCGGCTACAGCTTCGGCTACCAGAACCTGGTGGCGGACATGCGCTCGCTGGCGGTGCTGCGCACCACCGGCTGCCCGGTGGTCTTCGACGCCACCCACTCGGTGCAGCAGCCGGGCGGGCTCGGGGGGCGCTCCGGAGGCGACCGCCGCTTCGTGCCGGTGCTGGCGCGGGCGGCGGTGGCGGCCGGCGCCGACGGCATCTTCATGGAGACCCACCCGGATCCGGACCGGGCCCTCAGCGACGGGCCCAACTCCTGGCCCCTGGACCGGGTGGAGGCCCTGCTGGAGACCCTCGTGGCCCTGCGGGGCTGCGTCCGAGGGCTGCCGCAGGATCTCGACAGACCATGA
- the eno gene encoding phosphopyruvate hydratase gives MSEIVDLKALEILDSRGNPTVAVEAHLASGARGWAAVPSGASTGTREAVELRDGDARYGGKGVRRAVAHVEGEILAAVRGMEAAEQEALDRRLIELDGTPNKARLGANAILGVSLAVARAAAAEAGEPLYRRLGGGAEAFTMPVPMMNVLNGGAHADNSVDVQEFMILPTGAPDMAEAIRYGAEIFHALKAVLRGRGLATGVGDEGGFAPDLPSNEAALEVLMEAIGRAGFTAGRDIHLGLDVAASELREGGRYRLASEGRELDAGGMIDLLAAWVERYPIVTIEDGLAEDDWAGWQELTRRLGGRVQLVGDDVFVTNPAILRRGIDEGVANAILIKLNQIGTLTETLEAIRLATEAGYASIVSHRSGETEDTTIADLAVGSAATQIKTGSLCRTDRVAKYNRLLAIARELGDAGRYPGLAAFPRAEG, from the coding sequence ATGTCGGAGATCGTCGACCTCAAGGCCCTGGAGATCCTCGATTCGCGCGGCAACCCCACGGTGGCGGTGGAGGCGCACCTGGCCTCGGGGGCGCGGGGCTGGGCCGCGGTGCCATCCGGGGCGTCCACCGGCACGCGGGAGGCGGTGGAGCTGCGCGACGGCGACGCCCGCTACGGCGGCAAGGGGGTGCGCCGGGCGGTGGCCCATGTCGAGGGGGAGATCCTCGCCGCGGTGCGGGGCATGGAGGCCGCGGAGCAGGAGGCCCTGGACCGGCGCCTGATCGAGCTCGACGGCACCCCCAACAAGGCCCGCCTCGGCGCCAACGCCATCCTCGGGGTGTCGCTGGCGGTGGCCAGGGCGGCCGCGGCCGAGGCCGGCGAGCCCCTCTACCGCCGGCTCGGGGGCGGCGCCGAGGCCTTCACCATGCCGGTGCCGATGATGAACGTCCTCAACGGCGGCGCCCACGCCGACAACAGCGTCGACGTGCAGGAGTTCATGATCCTGCCCACGGGCGCGCCGGACATGGCCGAGGCGATCCGCTACGGGGCCGAGATCTTCCACGCCCTCAAGGCGGTGCTGCGTGGGCGCGGGCTCGCCACCGGGGTGGGCGACGAGGGGGGCTTCGCCCCCGACCTGCCCTCCAACGAGGCGGCGCTGGAGGTCCTCATGGAGGCCATCGGGCGCGCCGGCTTCACCGCCGGGCGCGACATCCACCTGGGCCTCGATGTGGCCGCCAGCGAGCTGCGCGAGGGCGGGCGCTACCGCCTCGCCTCCGAGGGACGCGAGCTCGACGCCGGCGGCATGATCGATCTGCTCGCGGCGTGGGTCGAGCGCTACCCCATCGTCACCATCGAGGACGGCCTCGCCGAGGACGACTGGGCCGGCTGGCAGGAGCTGACGCGCCGTCTCGGCGGGCGGGTCCAGCTCGTGGGCGACGACGTCTTCGTCACCAACCCGGCCATCCTCCGGCGCGGCATCGACGAGGGCGTAGCCAACGCGATCCTGATCAAGCTCAACCAGATCGGCACCCTGACCGAGACCCTGGAGGCGATCCGCCTCGCCACCGAGGCCGGCTACGCCAGCATCGTCTCGCACCGCTCCGGCGAGACCGAGGACACCACCATCGCCGATCTCGCGGTGGGCTCGGCCGCGACCCAGATCAAGACCGGGTCGCTCTGCCGCACCGACCGCGTCGCCAAGTACAACCGGCTCCTCGCCATCGCCCGCGAGCTGGGGGATGCGGGCCGCTACCCGGGGCTTGCCGCCTTCCCGCGCGCGGAGGGCTGA
- the ftsB gene encoding cell division protein FtsB, with amino-acid sequence MRWLLLLLAVLLAVLQYRLWLGEGGLRSVAALQRAIAAQAEENARLAERNRRLAAEVMDLKEGVEAIEERARSELGMIGPGETFFQVVAPEAEDGR; translated from the coding sequence GTGCGCTGGCTGCTGCTCCTCCTCGCCGTCCTGCTGGCGGTGCTGCAGTACCGCCTGTGGCTGGGGGAGGGCGGGCTGCGCAGCGTGGCCGCGCTGCAGCGGGCGATCGCCGCGCAGGCGGAGGAGAACGCGCGCCTGGCCGAGCGCAACCGCCGCCTCGCCGCCGAGGTCATGGATCTCAAGGAGGGGGTGGAGGCGATCGAGGAGCGGGCGCGCAGCGAGCTGGGCATGATCGGGCCCGGCGAGACCTTCTTCCAGGTGGTGGCGCCGGAGGCGGAGGATGGCCGCTGA
- the ispD gene encoding 2-C-methyl-D-erythritol 4-phosphate cytidylyltransferase — protein sequence MAAERLWVVVPAAGRGTRMGADRPKQYLRLAGRPVLEHALHRACAHPAAAGAVVALAADDGGWGEVRPPEGVAVATVTGGAERCDSVRAALAALAGRARAEDLVAVHDAARPCLPRRDLEAVVAAAAADADGALLALPVGDTLKREAEGRVAETVPREGLWRALTPQVFRYGLLREALEGAAGAPVTDEAAAVERLGRRPRLVAGSPLNLKITHPGDLALAAAALRLLEEEGA from the coding sequence ATGGCCGCTGAGCGGCTGTGGGTGGTGGTGCCGGCGGCGGGGCGCGGCACCCGCATGGGGGCGGACCGGCCCAAGCAGTACCTGCGCCTGGCGGGGCGGCCCGTGCTCGAGCACGCGCTGCATCGGGCCTGCGCCCACCCGGCGGCGGCGGGCGCGGTGGTGGCGCTGGCCGCGGACGACGGCGGCTGGGGCGAGGTGCGGCCGCCGGAGGGGGTCGCGGTGGCCACCGTGACCGGCGGTGCCGAGCGCTGCGATTCCGTGCGGGCGGCGCTCGCCGCCCTCGCGGGACGGGCCCGGGCGGAGGACCTCGTGGCGGTGCACGACGCGGCGCGCCCGTGCCTGCCGCGGCGGGACCTGGAGGCGGTGGTGGCGGCGGCCGCCGCCGACGCGGACGGCGCGCTGCTCGCGCTGCCGGTGGGCGACACCCTCAAGCGCGAGGCCGAGGGCCGGGTCGCGGAGACGGTGCCGCGGGAGGGGCTGTGGCGCGCGCTCACGCCGCAGGTCTTCCGCTACGGGCTCCTGCGCGAGGCCCTCGAGGGCGCCGCCGGGGCGCCGGTCACCGACGAGGCGGCGGCGGTGGAGCGGCTCGGGCGGCGGCCGCGGCTGGTGGCGGGCAGCCCCCTCAATCTCAAGATCACCCATCCGGGCGACCTGGCGCTGGCGGCGGCGGCCCTGCGCCTGCTGGAGGAGGAGGGGGCATGA